The genomic segment CGGTCCTAGTTGCCGCTGCGTCGCTGGTCCTTGCACCCGGCTACGCCCTGGCGCAGCACATCGACGTCGGCCCGGGCGGCGTCTCCGTCCATGGGCACAGTCATGGGCACGTCGAGCGGCACGAGCACGTCGAGCGCCACCATCATCACGGCGACCGCCACGTCGACCACCATGACGACCATCACGGAAGTCGCGAGCGGGTAACTGTAGAAAAGCACCGGCACTGACCGAGCGCCGGCCCCAAAGCAGACAGGGCTGCCCGAGAGGGCAGCCCTGTCGCGTTTGCGCGTTGCCTCAGAAGTGATGGTGATGACGGCGGTGATGGTGGTGGTGGCCCCAGCCGTGATGATGGTGGCCCCAGCCATGGTGATGATGGCGACGATAGTGGTGGTGGTGCCCCCATCCGTGATGGCGGTGGCCCCAGCCGTGATGGTGATGATGACGACGGTGGTTATGATGATGGAACTGCACCTGCCGGAGCGCGTCCGCATCGCCGG from the Methylorubrum extorquens genome contains:
- a CDS encoding protein of unknown function; putative exported protein (Evidence 5 : Unknown function); protein product: MSKRFFAAMLALTLAGFLQFGPMTVPANAAPLGAVPASTLAGDADALRQVQFHHHNHRRHHHHHGWGHRHHGWGHHHHYRRHHHHGWGHHHHGWGHHHHHRRHHHHF
- a CDS encoding conserved membrane protein of unknown function (Evidence 4 : Unknown function but conserved in other organisms), coding for MRTRSGRCSSIIITTVVIITITAGATAITDGGTTTTIVAIITMAGATIITAGATTTITAVITITSEATRKRDRAALSGSPVCFGAGARSVPVLFYSYPLATSVMVVMVVDVAVAVMMVALDVLVPLDVPMTVPMDGDAARADVDVLRQGVAGCKDQRRSGN